One segment of Streptomyces roseifaciens DNA contains the following:
- a CDS encoding ABC transporter substrate-binding protein, translated as MSTPRTSTSSFMSRRGLLAAGGALGAGALLTACGGGSKGSSDGDSDSASGPWSFKDDRGETAKADRTPKKVVAFTGTAAALHDFGVECVGVFGPTIRKGGEPDPQAGDLDIDKLTVLGNAWGEFGVEKYAALSPELLVTNMIQGTELWYVPEESKKKILGFAPSIGINVTKVSLTQVIGRYAALADSLGADLKAKEVTDAKDRFEKASETLRKAARDNKGLKVLAASGSADLLYVSDPGVYADLAYFKSLGVDFVVPDKVTGGFFESLSWENAGKYPADLILLDNRTAALQPKDLAAKPTWAGLPAVKAGQISPWLSEPRYSHAGCAPLVEALAEAVQKAKKVA; from the coding sequence ATGAGCACCCCCCGCACCTCCACCAGCTCCTTCATGTCCCGCCGCGGCCTGCTGGCCGCGGGCGGCGCCCTCGGCGCAGGTGCCCTCCTGACGGCCTGCGGGGGCGGCTCGAAGGGCTCCTCGGACGGGGACTCAGATTCCGCTTCGGGCCCGTGGAGCTTCAAGGACGACCGCGGCGAGACCGCGAAGGCCGATCGCACCCCGAAGAAGGTCGTCGCCTTCACCGGCACCGCCGCGGCCCTGCACGACTTCGGCGTCGAGTGCGTCGGCGTCTTCGGCCCGACCATCCGCAAGGGAGGCGAGCCCGACCCCCAGGCCGGCGACCTCGACATCGACAAGCTGACCGTCCTCGGCAACGCCTGGGGCGAGTTCGGCGTCGAGAAGTACGCGGCCCTCTCCCCCGAGCTGCTCGTCACCAACATGATCCAGGGCACCGAGCTCTGGTACGTCCCCGAGGAGAGCAAGAAGAAGATCCTCGGCTTCGCCCCCAGCATCGGCATCAACGTCACCAAGGTCTCCCTGACCCAGGTCATCGGACGCTACGCCGCGCTCGCCGACTCCCTCGGCGCCGACCTCAAGGCGAAGGAGGTCACCGACGCCAAGGACCGCTTCGAGAAGGCCTCCGAGACCCTCCGCAAGGCCGCCCGGGACAACAAGGGCCTCAAGGTCCTCGCCGCCTCCGGCTCCGCCGACCTGCTCTACGTCTCCGACCCCGGCGTCTACGCCGACCTCGCCTACTTCAAGTCCCTCGGCGTCGACTTCGTCGTCCCCGACAAGGTCACCGGCGGCTTCTTCGAGAGCCTCAGCTGGGAGAACGCCGGCAAGTACCCCGCCGACCTGATCCTCCTCGACAACCGCACCGCCGCCCTCCAGCCCAAGGACCTCGCCGCCAAGCCCACCTGGGCCGGTCTGCCCGCCGTCAAGGCCGGCCAGATCAGCCCCTGGCTCAGCGAGCCGCGCTACTCCCACGCCGGGTGCGCACCGCTCGTCGAGGCCCTCGCCGAGGCCGTCCAGAAGGCCAAGAAGGTCGCCTGA
- a CDS encoding FecCD family ABC transporter permease, which yields MPPQIPPASRKRNAARAAGLLAATGLLLLVAVASIAVGAKPLPLDQVWHGLFDDAHGEAGVIVREVRLPRTLLGLLAGAALGLAGAVMQALTRNPLAEPGILGVNAGAAAAVVSAITFLGVSSPGGYVWFALAGAAVVSVVVHVLGGSRGATPVRLALAGTAATYALYGYVNSVQLMDSAALDRMRFWTVGSLASANADVIRQVLPFIAAGTLLALALARPLNAMALGDDSARALGTRPARTRVLAMAAVTLLCGAATAACGPIVFIGLIVPHLVRALTGPDQRWVLPYAAVLSPVLLLGADIIGRVVARPGELQAGIVTAVVGGPVFIHLVRRRRVAQQ from the coding sequence CTGCCGCCGCAGATACCCCCGGCAAGCCGTAAGCGGAATGCCGCACGGGCGGCCGGACTGCTCGCGGCGACCGGTCTGCTGCTGCTCGTCGCCGTCGCGAGCATCGCCGTCGGCGCCAAGCCGCTGCCGCTGGACCAGGTCTGGCACGGGCTGTTCGACGACGCGCACGGCGAGGCCGGCGTCATCGTGCGCGAGGTCCGCCTGCCCCGTACGCTGCTCGGCCTGCTCGCCGGCGCCGCCCTCGGGCTCGCCGGCGCCGTGATGCAGGCCCTCACCCGCAACCCGCTCGCCGAACCCGGCATCCTCGGTGTCAACGCGGGCGCCGCGGCGGCCGTCGTATCCGCCATCACCTTCCTCGGCGTCAGCTCGCCCGGCGGCTACGTGTGGTTCGCCCTCGCCGGTGCGGCCGTCGTCTCCGTCGTGGTCCACGTGCTCGGCGGCAGCCGGGGCGCCACGCCCGTACGGCTCGCCCTGGCCGGCACCGCCGCGACGTACGCGCTCTACGGCTACGTCAACTCCGTCCAGCTGATGGACTCCGCCGCGCTCGACCGGATGCGCTTCTGGACCGTCGGCTCCCTCGCCTCCGCCAACGCGGACGTCATCCGGCAGGTCCTGCCCTTCATCGCCGCCGGCACGCTGCTCGCCCTCGCACTCGCCCGGCCCCTGAACGCCATGGCGCTCGGCGACGACAGCGCCCGCGCGCTCGGCACCCGGCCCGCCCGCACCCGCGTCCTCGCGATGGCCGCCGTCACCCTGCTGTGCGGCGCCGCGACCGCCGCCTGCGGGCCCATCGTCTTCATCGGCCTGATCGTCCCGCACCTCGTGCGCGCCCTCACCGGCCCCGACCAGCGCTGGGTCCTGCCGTACGCGGCCGTCCTGTCGCCCGTGCTGCTGCTCGGCGCGGACATCATCGGGCGGGTCGTCGCCCGGCCCGGAGAGCTCCAGGCCGGGATCGTCACCGCCGTCGTCGGCGGGCCCGTCTTCATCCACCTCGTACGGCGCCGGAGGGTGGCCCAGCAGTGA
- a CDS encoding FecCD family ABC transporter permease — translation MRTARTTRTIRTGGGLSLRVDARAGLVVLLLLAVAAAASVALIATGDFPMSPADVLRTLAGGGTPAQDIVVHDLRLPRVLVGLLAGAALGLAGAVFQSVSRNPLGSPDVIGFGQGSAAGALVVIVLFHGDPFAVAAGAVAGGIGTGLAVYLLAWKKGINGYRLVLVGIGAAAVLTGLRDYLMTKADLVDATRSMIWMVGSLNGRDWAQVWPLLCAVAVLLPLVLGYGRALRMLEMGDDAAHALGVRAERTRLVVMACAVLLTAAATAAAGPVGFVALAAPQLARRLTRAPGPNLLASAAMGATLLVGADWASQRLFGADELPVGALTGMLGGCYLLWLLFTERKAGRV, via the coding sequence ATGCGAACGGCGCGCACGACGCGGACCATCCGCACCGGCGGCGGGCTCTCCCTGCGCGTGGACGCCCGCGCCGGCCTCGTCGTCCTGCTGCTCCTGGCCGTCGCGGCGGCCGCCTCCGTGGCCCTCATCGCCACCGGCGACTTCCCCATGTCGCCCGCCGACGTCCTGCGGACGCTCGCCGGCGGCGGCACCCCCGCACAGGACATCGTCGTCCACGACCTGCGCCTGCCCCGCGTCCTGGTGGGCCTGCTCGCGGGCGCCGCCCTCGGGCTGGCCGGCGCGGTCTTCCAGTCCGTCTCCCGCAACCCGCTCGGCAGCCCGGACGTGATCGGCTTCGGCCAGGGCTCCGCGGCCGGTGCGCTCGTCGTCATCGTCCTCTTCCACGGCGACCCCTTCGCCGTGGCGGCCGGAGCCGTCGCCGGCGGCATCGGCACCGGACTCGCGGTCTACCTGCTGGCCTGGAAGAAGGGCATCAACGGCTACCGCCTCGTGCTCGTCGGCATCGGCGCCGCCGCCGTCCTCACCGGCCTGCGCGACTACCTGATGACCAAGGCGGACCTCGTCGACGCCACCCGCTCCATGATCTGGATGGTCGGCTCGCTCAACGGCCGCGACTGGGCACAGGTGTGGCCCCTGCTGTGCGCGGTCGCCGTGCTCCTGCCCCTCGTCCTCGGGTACGGGCGCGCCCTGCGCATGCTGGAGATGGGCGACGACGCCGCCCACGCCCTCGGGGTGCGGGCCGAGCGCACCCGGCTCGTGGTGATGGCCTGCGCCGTGCTGCTCACCGCCGCCGCCACGGCCGCCGCCGGGCCCGTCGGCTTCGTGGCCCTCGCCGCGCCGCAGCTCGCGCGCAGGCTGACCCGCGCCCCCGGCCCCAACCTCCTGGCCTCCGCGGCCATGGGCGCCACCCTGCTCGTCGGCGCCGACTGGGCCTCGCAGCGGCTCTTCGGTGCCGACGAGCTGCCCGTCGGCGCGCTGACCGGAATGCTCGGCGGCTGCTATCTGCTGTGGCTGCTGTTCACGGAGCGCAAGGCGGGCCGGGTGTGA
- a CDS encoding ABC transporter ATP-binding protein — MSRLTAESVTLAYDQRVIAQKLSVAIPDRSFTVIVGPNACGKSTLLRALARMLKPAAGSVLLDGAAIGSYPAKQVARTLGLLPQSSIAPDGITVGDLVARGRYPHQGLLRQWSREDERIVTESMAATGVDALAERHVDELSGGQRQRVWIAMALAQQTPLLLLDEPTTYLDIQHQIEVLDLCAQLHEEQGRTLVAVLHDLNHAARYATHLIAMRDGSVVAEGAPGDIVTAELVEQVFGLRCQVIDDPETGTPLVVPAARRSRAAVLQK; from the coding sequence ATGAGCCGACTGACGGCCGAATCCGTCACGCTCGCCTACGACCAGCGGGTCATCGCCCAGAAGCTCTCGGTCGCCATCCCCGACCGGTCGTTCACCGTCATCGTCGGCCCCAACGCCTGCGGCAAGTCGACCCTGCTGCGCGCCCTGGCCCGGATGCTCAAGCCCGCCGCCGGATCCGTCCTGCTCGACGGCGCCGCCATCGGCTCCTATCCGGCCAAGCAGGTCGCCCGCACGCTCGGGCTGCTCCCGCAGTCCTCCATCGCGCCCGACGGCATCACCGTCGGCGACCTCGTCGCCCGCGGCCGCTACCCCCACCAGGGCCTGCTGCGGCAGTGGTCGCGCGAGGACGAGCGGATCGTCACCGAGTCCATGGCCGCCACCGGCGTCGACGCCCTCGCCGAGCGGCACGTCGACGAGCTCTCCGGCGGTCAGCGCCAGCGGGTCTGGATCGCCATGGCCCTCGCCCAGCAGACCCCGCTGCTCCTGCTGGACGAGCCCACCACGTACCTCGACATCCAGCACCAGATCGAGGTGCTCGACCTGTGCGCCCAGCTCCACGAGGAGCAGGGCCGCACGCTCGTCGCCGTCCTGCACGACCTCAACCACGCCGCGCGCTACGCCACCCACCTGATCGCCATGCGCGACGGCAGCGTCGTCGCCGAGGGCGCGCCGGGGGACATCGTCACCGCCGAGCTCGTGGAGCAGGTGTTCGGGCTGCGCTGCCAGGTCATCGACGACCCGGAGACGGGGACGCCGCTGGTGGTGCCGGCCGCACGCCGGTCCAGGGCCGCCGTGCTGCAGAAGTGA
- a CDS encoding TlyA family RNA methyltransferase — protein MTRPRRSRLDAELVRRKLARSREHASQLIAAGRVTVGGAVATKAATQVEISAAVVVTQDENDPDYVSRGGHKLAGALAAFVPRGLKVEGRRALDAGASTGGFTDVLLRAGAAHVVAVDVGYGQLAWSLQSDERVTVKDRTNVRELTLEQIDDVPVDLVVGDLSFIPLGLVLPALVRCAAPDADLVLMVKPQFEVGKERLGSGGVVRSTQLRAEAVRMVAARAAELGLGVLGVTASPLPGPSGNVEYFLWLRAGAPELDPADVDRAVAEGPR, from the coding sequence GTGACCCGCCCGCGACGCAGCCGACTCGACGCCGAGCTCGTGCGCCGTAAACTCGCCCGCTCCCGCGAGCACGCGAGCCAGCTCATCGCGGCGGGCCGGGTGACCGTCGGCGGCGCCGTCGCGACCAAGGCGGCGACCCAGGTCGAGATCAGCGCCGCGGTCGTCGTCACCCAGGACGAGAACGACCCCGACTACGTCTCCCGCGGCGGCCACAAGCTCGCCGGCGCCCTCGCCGCCTTCGTCCCGCGCGGGCTGAAGGTCGAGGGCCGCCGCGCCCTCGACGCCGGGGCGTCCACCGGCGGCTTCACCGACGTCCTGCTGCGTGCCGGTGCCGCGCACGTCGTCGCCGTCGACGTCGGCTACGGGCAGCTCGCCTGGTCGCTGCAGAGCGACGAGCGGGTCACCGTGAAGGACCGCACGAACGTCCGCGAGCTGACGTTGGAGCAGATCGACGACGTCCCCGTCGACCTCGTCGTCGGCGACCTGTCGTTCATCCCGCTCGGGCTCGTCCTGCCCGCGCTGGTGCGCTGCGCCGCTCCCGACGCCGACCTGGTGCTCATGGTCAAGCCGCAGTTCGAGGTCGGCAAGGAGCGGCTCGGCAGCGGCGGGGTCGTGCGCAGCACCCAGCTGCGGGCCGAGGCGGTGCGCATGGTCGCGGCCCGCGCCGCCGAGCTGGGGCTCGGGGTGCTCGGCGTGACCGCGAGCCCGCTGCCCGGACCCTCGGGCAACGTCGAGTACTTTCTGTGGCTGCGCGCCGGAGCGCCCGAACTGGACCCGGCGGACGTTGACCGTGCAGTGGCGGAGGGGCCGCGTTGA
- a CDS encoding NAD kinase, with the protein MDDGGKRTVFLLAHTGRPAAIRSAELVVQGLLRCGIGVRVLAEEAADLPLPSAVELVEAGPECSEVLEGCELLVVLGGDGTLLRGAEFARRSGVPMLGVNLGRVGFLAEAERDDLDKVVDRVVTREYEVEERMTLDVLVRTDGHVVHTDWALNEASVEKAARERLLEVVTEVDGRPVSRFGGDGVVCATPTGSTAYAFSAGGPVVWPEVEALLMVPISAHALFAKPLVTAPDSVLAVEVQPQTPNGVLWCDGRRTVELPAGARVEVRRGAVPVRLARLHHASFTDRLVAKFALPVAGWRGAPH; encoded by the coding sequence ATGGACGACGGAGGGAAGCGCACCGTCTTCCTGCTCGCGCACACGGGCCGCCCGGCGGCCATCCGCAGTGCCGAACTCGTCGTCCAGGGGCTGCTGCGCTGCGGCATCGGCGTGCGGGTCCTCGCCGAGGAGGCAGCCGACCTGCCGCTGCCGTCCGCGGTCGAGCTGGTCGAGGCCGGCCCCGAGTGCTCGGAGGTCCTGGAGGGCTGCGAGCTCCTCGTCGTCCTCGGCGGCGACGGCACGCTGCTGCGCGGCGCGGAGTTCGCGCGGCGCTCCGGGGTGCCGATGCTGGGCGTGAACCTCGGCCGGGTCGGGTTCCTCGCCGAGGCCGAGCGGGACGACCTCGACAAGGTCGTGGACCGGGTGGTGACGCGGGAGTACGAGGTCGAGGAGCGGATGACGCTCGACGTCCTCGTGCGCACCGACGGGCACGTGGTGCACACCGACTGGGCGCTGAACGAGGCGTCCGTGGAGAAGGCCGCGCGCGAGCGGCTGCTGGAGGTCGTCACGGAGGTCGACGGGCGCCCGGTGTCGCGCTTCGGCGGCGACGGCGTCGTGTGCGCGACGCCCACCGGGTCGACGGCCTACGCGTTCTCGGCGGGCGGCCCCGTGGTGTGGCCGGAGGTGGAGGCGCTGCTGATGGTGCCGATCAGCGCCCACGCGCTGTTCGCCAAGCCGCTGGTCACCGCCCCGGACTCGGTCCTCGCGGTGGAGGTCCAGCCGCAGACCCCGAACGGGGTCCTGTGGTGCGACGGCCGGCGGACGGTGGAGCTGCCCGCGGGGGCGCGGGTGGAGGTGCGGCGGGGGGCCGTGCCGGTGCGCCTGGCGCGGCTGCACCACGCGTCCTTCACGGACCGCCTGGTGGCGAAGTTCGCCCTGCCGGTGGCGGGGTGGCGCGGGGCGCCGCACTGA
- a CDS encoding S41 family peptidase — translation MTARSRTAALFLASAVVLTTAASTGSALAAPARAPLDGAWRMDGYGTVVSIEDGGRRLRTYDTTAVSCLPGFRDATRTTAPGTFQQDKDAPITVTAHGRDRAVLSFGDNVGHRTLRRLPALPAECRDTPAPAPAPAKTDNLRVFDVFWQTYAENYPFFAQKGIDWKDVREKFRPRAAAATDDTALFEVLKSMIEPLHDGHTGIVSDPEKAEGRFGGHREDTTIPDRDGMLRMDKAVKESVGVPEARWRTWGNGRISYAELPDRTGYLRITGFQGYTEDGGYAEDSAVVDRALDEIFTAARTRGPGALRGLVLDLRFNGGGSDRLALRVAERLTDRPYLAYLKHARNDPRDPRKFTPEQPVTVTPHRGPAYTGPVAVLTGRLTISAGETLTQALMGRAQPTERIGENTQGSFSDTLERRLPNGWQFILPNEEFLSARDHRTTYDITGISPDVATPVFTEEEFRAHRDSALAEARRFVARSHR, via the coding sequence ATGACCGCACGTTCCCGCACGGCAGCCCTGTTCCTGGCCTCCGCCGTCGTTCTGACCACCGCAGCCTCCACCGGCAGCGCGCTCGCCGCGCCCGCCCGGGCCCCCTTGGACGGGGCGTGGCGCATGGACGGCTACGGCACGGTCGTCTCCATCGAGGACGGGGGCCGCAGGCTGCGGACGTACGACACCACGGCCGTCAGCTGCCTGCCGGGCTTCCGCGACGCCACCCGTACGACCGCCCCGGGCACCTTCCAGCAGGACAAGGACGCGCCGATCACGGTGACGGCGCACGGCCGCGACCGCGCGGTGCTGTCCTTCGGCGACAACGTCGGGCACCGTACGCTGCGCCGCCTGCCCGCCCTGCCGGCCGAGTGCCGCGACACTCCCGCTCCCGCTCCCGCTCCCGCAAAGACGGACAATCTCCGCGTCTTCGACGTCTTCTGGCAGACCTACGCCGAGAACTATCCCTTCTTCGCCCAGAAGGGGATCGACTGGAAGGACGTCCGCGAGAAGTTCCGCCCGCGGGCCGCGGCAGCGACGGACGACACGGCCCTGTTCGAGGTCCTGAAGAGCATGATCGAGCCGCTGCACGACGGCCACACGGGCATCGTCTCCGACCCGGAGAAGGCGGAGGGGCGCTTCGGCGGCCACCGCGAGGACACCACGATCCCGGACCGTGACGGCATGCTCCGGATGGATAAGGCCGTCAAGGAGAGCGTCGGCGTGCCCGAGGCCCGGTGGCGCACGTGGGGCAACGGCCGCATCTCGTACGCCGAACTGCCCGACCGCACGGGCTACCTGCGCATCACCGGGTTCCAGGGCTACACCGAGGACGGCGGCTACGCCGAGGACAGCGCGGTCGTCGACCGCGCCCTCGACGAGATCTTCACGGCCGCCCGCACCCGCGGCCCGGGCGCCCTGCGCGGCCTGGTGCTCGACCTGCGCTTCAACGGCGGCGGCTCCGACCGGCTCGCCCTGCGCGTGGCGGAGCGGCTGACGGACCGCCCCTACCTCGCGTACCTCAAGCACGCCCGCAACGATCCGCGCGACCCGCGCAAGTTCACGCCCGAGCAGCCCGTCACGGTCACCCCGCACCGCGGGCCCGCCTACACCGGCCCCGTGGCCGTACTCACGGGCCGGCTCACCATCAGCGCGGGCGAGACGCTCACGCAGGCCCTCATGGGCCGTGCGCAGCCCACGGAGCGGATCGGCGAGAACACCCAGGGGTCCTTCTCCGACACCCTCGAGCGGCGGCTGCCCAACGGCTGGCAGTTCATCCTGCCGAACGAGGAGTTCCTGAGCGCACGGGACCACCGGACGACCTATGACATCACGGGCATTTCCCCGGATGTCGCCACGCCCGTCTTCACGGAGGAGGAGTTCCGCGCCCACCGCGACTCGGCCCTCGCCGAGGCGCGGAGGTTCGTGGCCCGCTCCCACCGCTGA